Proteins encoded together in one Priestia aryabhattai window:
- a CDS encoding SUKH-4 family immunity protein, producing MMQRQEKRMKFDAEQLAPLDIDKETKKLLTEKGLPKEASPFLEFVSSKGKLTTLCETFQLSSRYQHYWLLGTTGAGDPICLHQKNGSVVLLDTSNDDCERFVNTTFPQFLACLDVFEELVEETIQANGESAYLERHIPAEVLQRCKKRMNEIDEACLAPYSFWFKEFSF from the coding sequence GTGATGCAACGACAGGAAAAGCGAATGAAGTTTGATGCCGAACAGCTTGCACCCCTTGATATTGATAAAGAGACAAAGAAGTTGCTAACAGAAAAAGGATTGCCAAAAGAAGCTTCACCATTTCTAGAATTCGTTTCATCAAAAGGAAAGCTAACAACTTTATGCGAAACATTTCAGTTATCATCTCGTTACCAACACTATTGGCTTTTAGGAACAACAGGCGCTGGAGATCCAATTTGTCTTCATCAGAAAAACGGTTCAGTTGTGCTGCTCGATACGTCCAATGATGACTGCGAGCGCTTTGTTAATACAACTTTTCCACAGTTTTTAGCATGCTTAGATGTGTTTGAAGAACTAGTAGAAGAAACGATTCAAGCTAACGGAGAATCTGCATACTTAGAGCGACACATTCCTGCTGAGGTGCTGCAGCGATGCAAAAAACGTATGAATGAAATTGATGAAGCTTGTTTAGCCCCTTATTCTTTTTGGTTCAAAGAATTTTCTTTTTAA
- a CDS encoding YesK-like family protein codes for MISLFGLMSAFFFLLFGTSYFFYRKNSPVQYGISLSSMLISIFLFLYSILGVGGFEGMGLGALAIALFVASVLSLFVSVLFNIINRHGKGAV; via the coding sequence ATGATTTCTTTATTTGGACTAATGAGTGCTTTCTTTTTTCTGCTTTTTGGTACATCGTACTTCTTCTATAGAAAGAACTCACCTGTGCAGTACGGAATTTCACTTAGCAGCATGCTAATAAGCATATTTCTATTTTTATATAGCATACTTGGAGTTGGAGGTTTTGAAGGAATGGGCCTTGGTGCTTTAGCGATTGCTTTGTTTGTGGCGTCGGTTCTGAGTTTGTTCGTCAGTGTTCTTTTTAACATAATAAATAGACACGGGAAAGGTGCTGTATGA
- a CDS encoding GNAT family N-acetyltransferase, translated as MREITFREAVREDLDQIVQMLADDILGSKRERYELPLPDCYIQAFQAIDADPNNELIVACKDNEVIGVQQITFTPHIARQGGWRATIEGVRTASSERGKGTGYQLITWAIERAKERNCHLVQLTTDKERSEALHFYQKLGFTASHEGLKLHL; from the coding sequence ATGAGAGAAATAACTTTTAGAGAAGCAGTGCGGGAAGATTTAGATCAAATTGTTCAAATGCTTGCTGATGATATACTAGGAAGCAAACGCGAGCGCTACGAATTACCGCTTCCAGACTGTTATATTCAAGCATTTCAGGCGATTGACGCAGATCCAAACAATGAACTGATTGTCGCATGTAAAGATAATGAAGTAATAGGTGTTCAACAAATTACTTTTACGCCCCATATAGCACGACAAGGCGGATGGAGAGCAACCATTGAAGGAGTCCGAACCGCTTCGTCAGAGCGCGGGAAAGGGACTGGATATCAGCTGATTACATGGGCGATTGAACGAGCCAAAGAACGTAATTGTCATTTAGTACAATTAACAACTGATAAAGAACGGTCAGAGGCTTTGCATTTTTATCAAAAGCTTGGATTTACAGCTTCTCATGAAGGGTTAAAGCTACATTTGTAA
- a CDS encoding SIS domain-containing protein, whose amino-acid sequence MSSLYLQELTKLLAKVEAHEQQAMESAAEKISQQLASHHLIHLFGCGHSHILTEEVFYRSGGLAPIHPIFVEELMLHKGASRSSQLERKNDYAYTFMEKEDIIPGDIMIVISTSGVNPVPIDVALIAKEKGAFVIGLTSPSYAASRASRHKSGKYLHDVVDLVVNNHIPKGDVLLHQQDISFASGSTVIGGAILNDILSRAIQKLLSRGITPPVFLSGNMEGSDEHNQRLIDAYKGRITAL is encoded by the coding sequence ATGTCTAGTTTATATCTACAGGAACTAACAAAACTGCTTGCTAAAGTGGAGGCGCATGAACAGCAGGCAATGGAATCCGCAGCTGAGAAAATCTCACAGCAATTAGCTTCTCATCACCTCATTCATTTATTTGGGTGCGGTCATTCTCATATTTTAACGGAAGAAGTGTTTTACCGTTCCGGGGGGCTTGCACCGATTCATCCTATTTTTGTAGAAGAACTGATGCTTCATAAAGGAGCTTCGCGCTCTTCACAGTTAGAGCGTAAAAACGACTATGCATACACCTTTATGGAAAAAGAAGATATCATACCAGGTGATATTATGATTGTGATTTCTACGTCGGGCGTAAATCCCGTTCCCATTGATGTGGCCTTAATTGCAAAAGAAAAAGGTGCCTTTGTTATCGGACTTACCTCTCCTTCTTATGCCGCAAGCCGGGCTTCGCGACATAAAAGCGGAAAGTACCTTCATGATGTCGTTGATCTTGTCGTTAATAATCATATTCCAAAAGGAGACGTTCTTCTTCATCAGCAAGACATTTCCTTCGCTTCTGGCTCTACAGTAATTGGAGGCGCTATCTTAAATGATATCCTATCTAGAGCCATTCAAAAACTGCTTAGTCGCGGCATCACGCCGCCTGTCTTTTTAAGCGGAAATATGGAAGGTTCAGATGAACATAACCAGCGGTTGATTGATGCTTACAAAGGAAGAATTACTGCTCTATAG
- a CDS encoding GntR family transcriptional regulator produces MIDKSSPLPIYYQIEEQLKKQIEKGELKPNDSLPSEREFAERFEISRMTVRQAINNLVNDGYLYRQKGRGTFVSEKKLEQQLVGLTSFTEDMKARGMVPSSKLLSFEIIAASEKIAEQLQISLHAPVYEIKRIRLADDVPMALESVYVSANLVKGLTESIVNDSLYRYIEEELGLKIGEANQTLESILASETEVKHLGISSYSPVLLIQRNTYLQDRTPLEVVKSSYRADRYKFTINMTRS; encoded by the coding sequence GTGATTGATAAAAGCTCACCTCTTCCGATTTACTATCAAATTGAAGAACAATTAAAAAAACAAATTGAAAAAGGCGAGTTAAAACCAAATGATTCACTTCCTTCTGAACGAGAGTTTGCAGAACGATTTGAAATCAGCAGAATGACCGTTCGCCAAGCGATTAACAATTTAGTAAACGACGGTTATTTATATCGTCAAAAAGGACGCGGCACCTTTGTGTCTGAAAAAAAGCTTGAGCAGCAGCTTGTTGGATTAACGAGTTTTACAGAAGATATGAAAGCGCGGGGAATGGTGCCAAGCAGTAAATTGCTGAGCTTTGAAATTATTGCGGCTTCAGAGAAAATTGCCGAGCAGCTGCAAATTTCCCTGCATGCACCCGTTTATGAAATCAAGCGTATTCGTTTAGCTGATGACGTGCCCATGGCGCTTGAAAGCGTATATGTATCCGCTAACCTAGTCAAAGGATTAACAGAATCCATTGTTAATGACTCTCTCTATCGCTATATTGAAGAAGAGCTGGGGCTGAAAATTGGAGAAGCCAATCAAACGTTAGAATCCATTTTAGCTTCTGAAACCGAAGTGAAGCATCTTGGAATCAGCTCATATTCACCGGTTCTACTGATTCAAAGAAATACGTATTTGCAAGACCGCACGCCGCTTGAAGTGGTGAAATCTTCGTACCGGGCAGACCGCTATAAGTTTACGATTAACATGACACGATCTTAA
- the nagB gene encoding glucosamine-6-phosphate deaminase, with protein sequence MNIIQVKNYSEMSAKAADMLISKLHENPNINLGLATGGTPKGLYDRLIQDHNEHGTSYKHVTSFNLDEYVGMKPQDPNSYHYYMADALFNHIDIDVNNTHVPNGLADTPEEECRRYDEMIQNHGGIDLQILGIGQNGHIGFNEPGTSFNSPTHIVTLEESTRKANARYFNSLDEVPTQAITMGIESIMKSKEILLLISGEAKAEAMYQLLNSEITEDFPASILKKHPCVTIIADQEALAKVSTTV encoded by the coding sequence ATGAATATCATCCAAGTGAAAAATTACAGTGAAATGAGTGCAAAAGCAGCTGATATGCTGATTAGCAAACTTCATGAAAATCCAAATATCAATTTGGGACTTGCAACAGGAGGCACACCTAAAGGATTATATGACCGCTTAATTCAAGATCATAATGAGCACGGCACGTCTTACAAACACGTTACTTCATTTAACTTAGATGAATATGTCGGAATGAAGCCACAAGATCCAAACAGCTATCACTACTATATGGCAGATGCGTTATTTAATCACATTGACATTGACGTAAACAACACGCATGTTCCTAACGGTCTAGCTGATACTCCTGAAGAAGAATGCCGACGCTACGATGAAATGATTCAAAATCACGGAGGCATTGACCTTCAAATCCTTGGAATCGGCCAAAACGGACATATTGGCTTTAACGAACCGGGTACGTCATTCAACTCTCCTACTCATATTGTGACGTTAGAAGAGTCAACGCGAAAAGCCAATGCGCGCTACTTTAATTCTCTTGATGAAGTGCCTACTCAAGCTATTACAATGGGAATTGAATCAATTATGAAAAGTAAAGAAATTTTACTGCTTATCTCCGGAGAAGCCAAAGCAGAAGCCATGTATCAACTGCTTAACAGCGAAATCACAGAAGACTTTCCTGCTTCTATTTTAAAAAAGCATCCTTGTGTTACAATTATTGCGGACCAAGAAGCTTTAGCTAAAGTATCGACTACAGTTTAA
- the nagA gene encoding N-acetylglucosamine-6-phosphate deacetylase — MDTHSSIIIYNVTVYSENQTLKNGYIKLTNKKITEIGDINQYVRQPNDHVIELSPSYKVIPGAIDVHIHGVNNADAMDGTAEALKTMARTLPKEGTTSFLATTMTQSNEAVEKALRNAGAYIEEQTSTEAEVVGIHLEGPFISPKRAGAQPPTHIQDSNVSLFQEWQKAARGHIKLVTLAPEQPNGLALTSHLKETNVVASIGHSDATYDQVGEAIEAGASHITHLYNGMRGLHHREPGVLGAAYLRDELFVELITDGIHCRPEMVKLAYDQITSERMILITDSLRAKWLKNGTYDLGGQPVHVNDTTATLADGTLAGSILKMNDAIKNTMSFTNCSLEDIVKMTAENPAKQLNLFDTKGSIKIGKDADIVVLNENLDVEMTFCRGALSFQKED, encoded by the coding sequence ATGGATACACATTCATCCATCATTATTTATAATGTAACCGTTTATAGTGAAAATCAGACATTAAAAAATGGGTATATTAAACTAACGAATAAAAAAATTACTGAAATTGGAGATATAAATCAATACGTACGTCAGCCAAATGATCACGTAATTGAGCTTTCTCCTTCCTATAAAGTTATTCCCGGTGCCATTGATGTGCATATTCATGGCGTTAACAATGCGGATGCCATGGACGGTACAGCAGAAGCATTAAAAACAATGGCACGCACGCTTCCAAAAGAAGGTACAACAAGCTTTCTAGCAACCACTATGACGCAATCGAATGAAGCGGTTGAAAAAGCTCTTCGCAATGCCGGCGCTTATATAGAAGAACAAACAAGCACGGAGGCTGAAGTAGTTGGTATTCACTTAGAAGGTCCGTTTATTTCACCAAAACGTGCGGGTGCACAGCCGCCTACTCACATTCAAGATTCGAATGTGTCACTGTTTCAAGAGTGGCAAAAAGCAGCCAGAGGACATATTAAACTTGTCACATTAGCTCCTGAGCAGCCAAACGGTTTAGCACTGACTTCACATTTAAAAGAAACAAATGTTGTCGCTTCAATTGGCCACTCGGATGCCACATATGATCAAGTTGGTGAAGCCATCGAAGCAGGAGCGTCTCATATTACGCACTTATATAACGGCATGCGCGGTCTTCACCATAGAGAGCCTGGCGTATTAGGCGCCGCTTATTTGAGAGATGAATTATTTGTAGAGCTGATTACAGACGGCATCCACTGCCGACCTGAAATGGTCAAGCTTGCGTACGATCAGATTACAAGTGAACGCATGATTCTCATCACCGATTCTCTTCGTGCTAAATGGCTTAAAAATGGTACGTATGATTTAGGAGGACAGCCTGTTCACGTAAACGATACAACGGCTACCCTTGCAGACGGAACATTAGCAGGAAGCATCTTAAAGATGAACGATGCAATCAAAAACACGATGAGCTTTACGAACTGTTCATTAGAAGACATCGTAAAAATGACCGCTGAAAACCCAGCAAAACAGCTTAATCTGTTCGATACAAAAGGAAGCATCAAGATTGGAAAAGATGCAGATATCGTGGTGTTAAATGAAAACTTAGATGTTGAAATGACATTTTGCCGAGGCGCATTGAGCTTTCAAAAGGAGGACTAA
- the nagE gene encoding N-acetylglucosamine-specific PTS transporter subunit IIBC, whose translation MLNFLQRIGKSLMLPIAVLPAAALLLRLGQKDLLDIPFMAQAGDAIFANLALLFALGIAVGLSKDGSGAAALAGVVGYFVLTKGTVAIDKDINMGVLGGIVSGVTAGLLYNRFSAIKLPEWLGFFAGKRFVPIVTSVVMLALAGIFGVIWPPIQDQINNLGTWITGAGALGAGIYGFLNRLLIPIGLHHVLNSLVWFVFGDYHGVTGDLNRFFKGDPTAGTFMSGFFPVMMFGLPAAALAMVAAAKKEKRKQVSGMLIGLAVTSFLTGITEPIEFLFMFVAPLLYVIHAVLTGISMALAVALGIHAGFGFSAGAIDFFLNYGISQKPLLLAGIGIVYAVIYFVIFYTLIKALNLKTPGREDDEEVDTSNETVVATGDKYVDMASYFIEDLGGKENLTVIDNCATRLRLQVADASNINEAALKRHGARGIMKLSKTNVQVIVGTEVEFVADAMNQLVKYGTASTAAPVEQQAVQADAQTEFVLPFEGVVKPLSEVEDQVFSQKMMGDGFAIEPIEGTLVSPIDGEVMTVFPTKHAIGLKTVEGIEILIHVGLDTVNLKGEGFEALVQEGDSVQQGTPLLQVNLEYVKKHAPSIVTPVVFTNLPADKEVKLLKTGYQKQGTKDVITF comes from the coding sequence ATGCTGAATTTTTTACAACGTATTGGTAAATCGCTTATGCTGCCAATAGCAGTATTACCTGCTGCGGCGTTGCTTCTTCGTTTGGGTCAAAAAGACTTATTGGATATTCCATTCATGGCTCAAGCCGGAGATGCGATTTTTGCGAATTTAGCTTTACTGTTTGCACTCGGGATTGCTGTAGGACTTTCAAAAGATGGAAGCGGCGCAGCAGCACTTGCCGGAGTAGTCGGTTATTTTGTTTTAACAAAAGGGACTGTAGCTATTGATAAAGATATTAACATGGGTGTACTCGGCGGGATTGTCTCAGGGGTAACGGCTGGTCTATTATACAATCGTTTCTCAGCGATTAAGCTGCCCGAGTGGCTCGGCTTCTTTGCAGGTAAGAGGTTTGTACCGATTGTTACTTCAGTCGTTATGCTTGCGCTTGCAGGAATCTTTGGCGTTATTTGGCCGCCGATTCAAGATCAAATTAACAACTTAGGAACTTGGATTACAGGAGCAGGAGCGCTTGGTGCAGGTATATACGGATTTTTAAACCGTCTATTGATTCCAATTGGACTGCATCACGTGTTAAACAGCTTAGTATGGTTTGTATTCGGAGACTATCACGGCGTAACGGGAGACTTGAATCGTTTCTTTAAAGGAGATCCAACGGCAGGAACATTCATGTCTGGATTCTTCCCGGTTATGATGTTTGGTTTACCGGCAGCTGCGCTTGCGATGGTTGCAGCAGCCAAAAAAGAAAAGCGCAAACAAGTCAGCGGTATGTTAATCGGACTTGCTGTTACCTCTTTTTTAACGGGAATTACAGAACCAATTGAATTTCTATTTATGTTCGTAGCACCGCTATTATATGTTATTCATGCAGTTTTAACAGGAATTTCGATGGCTTTAGCCGTTGCTCTTGGTATTCACGCTGGGTTTGGATTTTCAGCAGGGGCCATTGATTTCTTCTTAAACTATGGAATTTCACAAAAACCGCTGCTGTTAGCGGGAATTGGCATTGTGTATGCAGTCATTTACTTTGTCATTTTCTACACGCTGATCAAAGCTTTAAATTTAAAAACACCGGGACGTGAAGATGATGAAGAAGTAGATACGTCAAATGAAACGGTTGTGGCAACAGGCGATAAATATGTGGATATGGCGTCTTATTTTATTGAAGATTTAGGCGGAAAAGAAAACTTAACCGTGATTGATAACTGTGCGACTCGTCTTCGTTTACAAGTAGCTGATGCTAGCAACATTAACGAAGCTGCCTTAAAGCGCCACGGAGCGAGAGGAATTATGAAGCTCAGCAAAACAAATGTTCAAGTAATTGTCGGAACAGAAGTAGAGTTTGTTGCAGACGCAATGAATCAATTAGTTAAATACGGCACAGCGTCAACAGCTGCACCTGTCGAACAGCAGGCGGTTCAAGCAGATGCACAAACAGAGTTTGTTTTACCGTTTGAAGGTGTGGTTAAGCCACTTAGTGAAGTGGAAGACCAAGTGTTTTCACAAAAAATGATGGGCGACGGTTTTGCGATTGAACCTATTGAAGGAACGCTCGTATCACCGATTGACGGCGAAGTAATGACCGTATTCCCAACAAAACATGCGATTGGATTAAAAACAGTAGAAGGAATTGAAATCCTGATTCACGTTGGATTAGATACGGTGAATTTAAAAGGAGAAGGATTCGAAGCGCTTGTTCAAGAAGGGGACAGCGTTCAACAAGGAACGCCACTTTTACAAGTGAATTTAGAGTATGTTAAAAAGCATGCACCTTCTATTGTGACACCGGTTGTATTTACCAACTTGCCAGCGGATAAAGAAGTGAAGCTGTTAAAAACAGGCTATCAAAAGCAAGGGACAAAAGACGTTATTACATTTTAA
- a CDS encoding DUF554 domain-containing protein has translation MFIIGALVNGVAIVIGTLMGKLAHRIPEKVSVTVMQVMGLSVITLGLQMGFKSHQFLIVILSLAIGAVIGEFIDLDEKLNLLGNMIERKFQSQQNDKQTFSISQGFVTGTLIFVIGAMAIVGALDSGIRGDHSILFTKAVMDGFISLLLATTLGIGVIFSAVPVFLYEGIIALFATQINAVVPQDLMNSIIAEVTGVGGVLILAIGINLLEIIKIKVANLLPSIFIAVVIVVVQHTYF, from the coding sequence ATGTTTATTATAGGAGCATTGGTGAATGGAGTAGCGATTGTGATAGGAACATTAATGGGCAAGCTTGCTCACCGCATTCCTGAAAAAGTCAGCGTGACGGTGATGCAAGTGATGGGTTTATCCGTTATTACGCTCGGTTTACAAATGGGCTTTAAAAGCCATCAGTTTTTAATTGTGATTTTGAGCTTAGCCATTGGAGCGGTTATTGGTGAGTTTATCGATTTAGATGAAAAGCTAAACCTTTTAGGCAATATGATTGAACGGAAATTTCAATCACAGCAAAATGACAAGCAAACATTCAGTATTTCACAAGGCTTTGTGACAGGAACGTTAATTTTTGTGATTGGAGCGATGGCGATTGTAGGGGCATTAGACAGCGGAATACGCGGCGATCACAGCATCTTGTTTACGAAAGCGGTAATGGATGGATTTATCTCATTATTATTAGCGACTACGCTTGGAATAGGCGTCATTTTCTCAGCGGTGCCTGTGTTTCTGTACGAAGGCATCATTGCGTTATTTGCCACGCAAATTAATGCGGTCGTGCCGCAAGATTTAATGAATAGTATCATTGCCGAAGTCACAGGAGTAGGCGGCGTGTTAATTTTAGCGATTGGGATTAATTTATTAGAAATTATTAAAATCAAAGTTGCGAATTTACTGCCTTCGATTTTTATTGCAGTTGTGATTGTAGTTGTTCAGCATACATATTTTTAA
- a CDS encoding iron-sulfur cluster biosynthesis family protein produces the protein MNIRVTPSAKEALQNVEHNQMIQLSFDRGSCDIVNTIYEMKIISKRTLQPYEKVVTVEGLEFIVDDDMEEVYDNELVIDHAAGAFVFKNHNQIFNNRVGLRYINS, from the coding sequence ATGAATATACGCGTAACTCCTTCTGCAAAAGAAGCTTTGCAGAATGTGGAACACAATCAAATGATTCAGCTTTCTTTTGATCGAGGAAGCTGCGATATTGTTAATACAATTTATGAAATGAAGATCATCTCAAAGCGCACCCTTCAACCCTACGAAAAAGTTGTAACGGTTGAAGGCTTAGAATTTATTGTTGATGATGACATGGAAGAAGTGTACGACAATGAGCTGGTGATTGATCACGCAGCAGGGGCTTTTGTCTTCAAAAATCACAACCAAATTTTTAATAACCGCGTGGGATTGCGCTATATCAATTCATAG
- a CDS encoding DUF6583 family protein, which translates to MSEKDQNRTTDETATSLETAPAPKKAPAKWIIILAALIVIIGGAITFATVFKKSPKQLYLISEVNTYQKAADELETKYSETMAYQEKAMKQPSSTNATIKGGFNMDSLAYDPSFKMIQDLISKAEIKIKAEQDPKKSEGYGSLALNIGGSKALDVEGFQTKDRIGFKAPILANEYFYLNLDEYGQVARKFDPLYSGPETLDINTSNVSLEDLKLTEKEKTYIAKEYGTFIYDELDSDYFTKEKNVDYKTNGKTLQLTSVTLNMSDKETKQFMDKLIAKVAKDDKLHTIYANHVSKLFKSSAATNPELKDMADPKELKKSVKEDLQEFQKEAKDTTYPGGVKSTVYVQDDVVVARDMKMGVKNASNDKGKLNVVTKNIPYEDNKTAKQFKAVLTDSTTDDAFTFDMKNDVTTESEKRKENMSIHLLTKDSKDEDTNMTFKMDSVINGKTDAKQTADRTFSLDLGNQEDLVFNGEVKQNQAISASKGKADYSFDIRTKVGPKADPANVTLKIDSASQLKKSAAIPALDASNATNVKDVTPEDMLSIQENFAKNVQGLMMNMGTAGY; encoded by the coding sequence ATGAGTGAGAAAGATCAAAACAGAACAACAGACGAAACAGCGACTTCGCTAGAAACAGCGCCCGCTCCCAAAAAAGCGCCGGCTAAATGGATTATCATTTTGGCAGCTTTAATTGTGATTATTGGAGGAGCAATTACATTTGCTACGGTATTTAAAAAATCTCCTAAGCAATTATACTTAATTTCTGAAGTGAATACGTATCAAAAAGCAGCAGATGAATTAGAAACGAAGTACAGTGAAACGATGGCTTATCAAGAAAAAGCGATGAAGCAGCCTTCTAGCACAAATGCTACCATCAAAGGCGGCTTTAACATGGATTCACTTGCGTATGACCCAAGCTTTAAAATGATTCAAGATCTTATCAGTAAAGCTGAAATTAAAATTAAAGCGGAACAAGATCCGAAAAAGAGTGAAGGATACGGTTCACTGGCTCTTAATATCGGCGGTTCAAAAGCGCTTGACGTAGAAGGTTTTCAAACGAAAGACAGAATAGGCTTTAAAGCGCCGATTCTGGCAAATGAATATTTTTATTTAAACTTAGACGAATATGGACAGGTAGCGCGAAAATTCGATCCTTTGTATTCAGGTCCTGAAACGCTTGATATTAACACAAGCAATGTGAGTTTAGAAGACTTAAAGTTAACGGAAAAAGAAAAGACATACATTGCAAAAGAATACGGAACGTTCATTTATGATGAGTTAGACAGCGATTATTTTACAAAAGAAAAAAATGTAGATTATAAAACAAATGGCAAAACGCTTCAATTAACAAGCGTGACGCTTAACATGTCTGATAAAGAAACAAAACAATTTATGGATAAACTTATTGCGAAGGTAGCAAAAGATGACAAGCTTCATACCATCTACGCAAATCACGTGTCTAAGCTGTTTAAATCTTCGGCAGCGACGAATCCAGAATTAAAAGATATGGCAGACCCAAAAGAATTGAAAAAATCAGTAAAAGAAGATCTTCAAGAGTTCCAAAAAGAAGCAAAAGATACGACTTATCCTGGCGGTGTTAAATCAACTGTGTACGTTCAAGATGATGTTGTGGTAGCTCGCGATATGAAAATGGGCGTAAAAAATGCTTCTAATGATAAAGGCAAACTTAACGTAGTGACTAAAAATATCCCGTATGAAGATAACAAGACGGCTAAGCAGTTCAAAGCAGTCCTAACGGATAGCACTACCGATGATGCGTTTACGTTTGATATGAAAAATGACGTAACAACGGAAAGTGAAAAGCGAAAAGAAAACATGTCTATTCATTTGTTAACAAAAGACTCAAAAGATGAAGATACGAATATGACGTTTAAAATGGATTCGGTGATCAACGGTAAAACCGATGCAAAACAAACGGCTGACCGTACTTTTTCTCTAGACTTAGGCAATCAAGAAGATTTAGTATTTAACGGAGAAGTAAAGCAGAATCAAGCGATTAGTGCTTCAAAAGGAAAAGCAGATTATTCGTTTGATATTCGTACAAAAGTTGGACCCAAAGCAGATCCGGCAAACGTTACGTTGAAAATTGACTCTGCTTCTCAATTAAAAAAATCAGCAGCTATTCCAGCGCTTGACGCATCTAATGCAACAAATGTAAAAGATGTAACGCCTGAAGATATGCTATCGATTCAAGAAAATTTCGCTAAAAATGTTCAAGGTCTCATGATGAATATGGGAACCGCTGGTTACTAA
- a CDS encoding ABC transporter permease: MKIYFSLTLFTCKTLLKNIKSLILLFMIPALFLLGAGIIISQTMQGEERVNQFPVAIVDNDHTAQTKYVIEQLTEGKLHKIMKPLYTNEQEAKELLQQNKVAAIVTLPKGFSRDIAHGKNKPLHVIGNSNKPLQSQLFRYVMESAADYTSAAQSGINTVDYFLEKENVSDKNRRAEFKKSLVTFGLHVLDRGSLFDEQVETSFFQQDMKQYYVVSFAALLLMIWSYGGWLLASETQTSPVLARMKTRGVSFVHIYLAQLTALYVLVLPVSIVLYGSIIKGLKLFVTSTYGELFLAISGSLFAFLCLFLLLRVLFSSQKAYQITGLLFILLSAILSGHVVPVVYLPDWASGFQKWTLNTRVLELLFYEFDGYNTNEAFLYLTPILITAAGSFAIAVGYVMIMQRRWRK, from the coding sequence ATGAAGATATATTTCTCTCTGACTCTTTTTACATGTAAAACTCTATTGAAAAATATAAAATCTCTCATACTGCTATTTATGATCCCTGCTCTGTTTTTACTTGGAGCAGGGATCATTATTAGTCAGACCATGCAAGGTGAGGAGAGAGTAAATCAGTTTCCGGTAGCAATTGTGGATAACGATCATACTGCGCAAACGAAGTACGTCATCGAACAGCTGACTGAAGGTAAGCTCCATAAAATCATGAAACCTCTTTACACGAACGAACAAGAAGCTAAAGAGCTGCTGCAGCAAAATAAAGTGGCAGCCATTGTGACGTTGCCAAAAGGTTTTAGTCGTGATATTGCTCATGGAAAGAATAAGCCTTTACACGTCATTGGAAATAGCAATAAGCCGCTTCAGTCACAGCTGTTTCGCTACGTGATGGAAAGTGCAGCTGACTACACGTCAGCTGCTCAAAGCGGTATTAATACGGTTGATTACTTTTTAGAAAAAGAAAATGTTTCTGATAAAAATCGACGCGCAGAGTTTAAGAAGAGCTTGGTGACGTTTGGGCTTCATGTATTAGATAGAGGAAGTTTATTTGATGAACAAGTAGAAACTAGTTTCTTTCAGCAGGATATGAAGCAATATTATGTCGTGTCTTTTGCTGCTTTGCTGCTTATGATTTGGAGTTACGGCGGATGGCTGCTTGCTAGTGAAACGCAGACTTCTCCTGTGCTGGCTCGAATGAAAACAAGAGGTGTATCTTTTGTCCACATTTATTTAGCGCAGCTGACGGCTCTGTATGTTCTTGTGCTACCGGTATCTATCGTTTTGTATGGTAGCATCATTAAGGGATTAAAACTGTTTGTAACCAGTACGTACGGAGAGCTTTTTTTGGCAATAAGCGGAAGTTTGTTTGCTTTTTTATGTTTGTTTTTACTGCTGCGCGTTCTCTTTTCGTCACAAAAAGCTTATCAAATAACCGGTTTGCTGTTTATTTTGCTGAGTGCAATTTTAAGTGGACATGTTGTGCCGGTCGTCTATTTACCAGACTGGGCGAGTGGTTTTCAGAAATGGACACTCAATACCCGCGTCTTGGAACTGTTATTTTATGAATTTGATGGATATAACACAAATGAAGCTTTTCTTTACCTTACGCCTATTCTCATTACGGCAGCAGGAAGTTTTGCTATTGCTGTTGGCTACGTGATGATTATGCAAAGGCGGTGGAGAAAATGA